A region from the Cannabis sativa cultivar Pink pepper isolate KNU-18-1 chromosome 9, ASM2916894v1, whole genome shotgun sequence genome encodes:
- the LOC115722579 gene encoding proline-rich extensin-like protein EPR1: MSSSHFLVLLLGVALFATQSTLADYSTKPPVYQKPPPEAPIYKPHPPPVVEKPKPPPTPVYEKPPPVEKPKPPPTPVYVKPPHVEKPKPPPTPVYVKPPHVEKPKPPPTPVYVKPPHVEKPKPPPTPVYVKPPPEEKPKPPPTPVYVKPPPVDKPKPPPTPVYVKPPHVEKPKPPPTPVYVKPPHVEKPKPPPTPVYVKPPPEEKPKPPPTPVYVKPPPVDKPKPPPTPVYVKPPHVEKPKPPPTPVYVKPPHVEKPKPPPTPVYVKPPHVEKPKPPPTPVYVKPPHVEKPKPPPTPVYVKPPHVEKPKPPPTPVYVKPPHVEKPKPPPTPIYVKPPHVVKPKPPPTPVYVKPPPMEKPKPPPSYGRNPGHPPVYGKPPSPSHY; this comes from the coding sequence ATGTCTTCTTCTCACTTCTTAGTGTTGCTCCTTGGAGTGGCACTATTTGCCACTCAATCAACTCTGGCTGATTATTCTACTAAGCCTCCGGTGTATCAAAAGCCACCACCAGAGGCTCCCATTTACAAGCCTCACCCTCCTCCCGTGGTTGAGAAGCCTAAGCCTCCACCAACTCCAGTTTacgagaaacctcctccagtgGAGAAGCCTAAGCCTCCACCAACTCCAGTTTACGTAAAGCCACCCCATGTTGAGAAGCCTAAACCTCCACCAACCCCAGTTTATGTTAAGCCACCCCATGTGGAGAAGCCTAAGCCACCACCGACCCCAGTTTATGTTAAGCCACCCCATGTGGAGAAGCCTAAGCCACCACCAACTCCAGTTTACGTGAAGCCACCACCAGAAGAGAAGCCTAAGCCACCACCAACCCCAGTTTACGTGAAACCACCTCCAGTAGACAAGCCTAAGCCACCTCCCACCCCAGTTTACGTGAAGCCACCCCATGTGGAGAAACCTAAGCCACCACCCACCCCAGTTTACGTGAAGCCACCCCATGTGGAGAAGCCTAAGCCACCACCAACTCCAGTTTACGTGAAGCCACCACCAGAAGAGAAGCCTAAGCCACCACCAACCCCAGTTTACGTGAAACCACCTCCAGTAGACAAGCCTAAGCCACCACCCACCCCAGTTTACGTGAAGCCACCCCATGTGGAGAAACCTAAGCCACCACCCACCCCAGTTTACGTGAAGCCACCCCATGTAGAGAAACCCAAGCCACCACCAACCCCAGTTTACGTGAAGCCACCCCATGTGGAGAAACCCAAGCCACCACCAACCCCAGTTTACGTGAAGCCTCCCCATGTAGAGAAGCCAAAGCCACCACCAACTCCAGTTTACGTGAAGCCTCCCCATGTAGAGAAGCCTAAGCCACCACCAACTCCAGTTTACGTAAAGCCTCCTCATGTAGAGAAGCCAAAGCCACCACCAACCCCAATTTACGTGAAGCCACCCCATGTGGTGAAGCCTAAGCCACCACCAACCCCAGTTTATGTGAAACCTCCCCCAATGGAGAAGCCCAAGCCACCACCGAGCTACGGACGCAACCCTGGACACCCTCCGGTTTATGGAAAACCCCCGAGTCCTAGCCACTATTGA